In one window of Amblyomma americanum isolate KBUSLIRL-KWMA chromosome 9, ASM5285725v1, whole genome shotgun sequence DNA:
- the LOC144104041 gene encoding uncharacterized protein LOC144104041: MKCCVPGCRSRTEIVSSEVSFHRFPNDPAARKRWTDALQRSDNWLPTKWSVVCSLHFRAEDFKAATGNLRRLTASAVPSLSLASATHTGEPSTAAAATASEQEVPHEKDIIQTSLQPSNESVQHLCDAGSAAEIAGPSQSDSQGTTTAPPLAEQHSVSPEEMAAEELKEQEVEVLMEWETDSSGTISAEEEMPIPVSPPMRKKPSHRQLPFDRNQSDREAAVAGLRQGTGNAQATARPSLQARRVAVMVRRLLDITCIHSKQQLEESGTPVIPV, encoded by the exons ATGAAGTGCTGCGTGCCCGGGTGCAGGAGCCGCACAGAAATAGTTTCTTCGGAGGTTTCGTTCCACCG GTTTCCGAATGACCCTGCCGCCAGAAAACGGTGGACTGACGCACTGCAACGTTCGGACAATTGGTTGCCGACAAAATGGAGCGTTGTTTGCTCCCTGCATTTTCGTGCAGAGGACTTCAAGGCTGCGACAGGGAACCTTCGCCGACTGACTGCAAGCGCCGTGCCATCGCTTTCTCTTGCTTCAGCT ACACACACAGGAGAACcatcgacagcagctgcagcaacggcAAGTGAACAAGAAGTTCCGCATGAAAAGGATATTATACAAACAAGCCTACAGCCCTCAAATGAATCA GTGCAGCATCTGTGTGATGCcggcagtgctgctgaaattgctggtCCCTCACAAAGCGACTCGCAAGGCACAACTACTGCTCCGCCGCTTGCAGAGCAACACAGTGTTTCACCAGAGGAGATGGCAGCAGAAGAACTGAAGGAACAAGAGGTGGAGGTCCTGATGGAGTGGGAAACAGATTCTTCAGGAACCATATCTGCCGAAGAGGAAATGCCAATTCCTGTGTCCCCTCCGATGCGAAAGAAGCCTAGCCACAGGCAGCTGCCCTTCGACCGCAACCAGAGTGATCgcgaagctgca GTGGCCGGCCTAAGACAAGGCACTGGAAATGCACAAGCCACTGCAAGACCGTCTCTGCAAGCCAGGAGGGTTGCAGTCATGGTGAGACGGCTACTAGACATTACTTGTATTCACTCAAAGCAACAGTTGGAAGAAAGTGGGACCCCTGTAATCCCTGTTTAG